The following proteins are encoded in a genomic region of Lutra lutra chromosome 16, mLutLut1.2, whole genome shotgun sequence:
- the LOC125087769 gene encoding actin-related protein 2/3 complex subunit 2-like has protein sequence MVSISLKFYKELQAHGADELLKRVYGSFLVNPESGYNVSLLYDLENLPASKDSIVHQAGMLKRNCFASVFEKYFQFQEEGKEGENRAVIHYRDDETMYVESKKDRVTVVFSTVFKDDDDVVIGKVFMQEFKEGRRASHTAPQVLFSHREPPLELKDTDAAVGDNIGYITFVLFPRHTNASARDNTINLIHTFRDYLHYHIKCSKAYIHTRMRAKTSDFLKVLNRARPDAEKKEMKTITGKTFSSR, from the coding sequence ATGGTcagtatttctttgaaattctacAAGGAACTTCAGGCACATGGTGCTGATGAGTTATTAAAGAGGGTGTACGGGAGCTTCTTGGTAAATCCCGAATCAGGATACAATGTCTCTTTGCTATATGACCTTGAAAATCTGCCGGCATCCAAGGATTCCATTGTGCATCAAGCTGGCATGTTGAAACGAAATTGCTTTGCCTCTGTCTTTGAGAAATATTTCCAGTTCCAAGAAGAGGGCAAGGAAGGCGAGAACAGGGCAGTTATCCATTACAGGGATGATGAGACCATGTACGTTGAATCTAAAAAGGACAGAGTCACAGTAGTCTTCAGCACAGTGTTTAAGGATGATGACGACGTGGTCATTGGAAAAGTGTTTATGCAGGAGTTCAAAGAAGGCCGCAGAGCCAGTCACACAGCCCCGCAGGTCCTCTTCAGCCACAGGGAACCGCCTTTGGAGCTGAAGGACACCGACGCTGCCGTGGGCGACAACATTGGCTACATTACCTTTGTGCTGTTCCCTCGCCACACCAACGCCAGTGCTCGAGACAACACCATCAACCTGATCCACACGTTCCGGGACTATCTGCACTACCACATCAAGTGCTCTAAGGCCTATATCCACACACGTATGCGGGCGAAAACATCTGACTTCCTCAAGGTGCTGAACCGTGCACGTCCAGATGccgagaaaaaagaaatgaaaacaatcacGGGGAAGACGTTTTCATCCCGCTAA